The following proteins come from a genomic window of Streptomyces sp. Sge12:
- a CDS encoding condensation domain-containing protein, with the protein MPTDADSAARNRRRQLQQELLRRARAGTARRAPAEPARGASAGADGPAPQDTAPSGTTDTAARAGGVPLSRAQRRMWLMERLGGAGDSYHVPFATRVRGPFDVAAFATALTRLVARHAILRTRYTERAGEPCQEVLPTPRTVPVHVVDTDAADAPGLLRRETARPFDLAAGDAVRALVLRHGPQDHTVLLTFHHIAVDGASLETVAAELAVLYSAAVDGSGGHALAAPPQYAEHARREHEALPGVEAELERWSDLLADAAPPRLPRPVSVAPQSAVRPGAVRTAPLEPAVPEALRALGAQRQATLFAVSLTAAFAALHRVTGDDDLVIGVAGTHRSGTAMRGLVGLCVNTLPVRVDVSGDPSFAQLLRRVSDALLEAQRHRHIPFDLVLERLGAGARGADGTALVRVTCDVLGEPTVLRLRGTSAEYVDVPSDGAKFTLSYGLVPGDDAGQPRALVQYDPNALDDTVAEAAVGDYAALLHAAAADPELALSKLPLPGPNEGSGSGSGTGDGADREGDRHPAAQALLAHPGVADATVVRPAQGPAVAYAVLHDSVGPSGHELLGLLRRSLAPEAVPATVTLLDALPRSAAGPLEPARLPGPPTPNAPSGPRAEAVRDTFTAVLGVPPSPDDDFFALGGHSLKAVQLAERLRTDLGLPLTGLDVLQARTPRALTALLDERAAQQSAAKAASRPAPRSRDIRPGTVLVTGATGGVGAFVVRELAARGRPVLALARPESAHLIDTEGVDVIEGDLSDLAGLRDAVAQADAVVHAACTFTRHDVDLAAMETMVGAWRRGPFVFVSSVDAYGHPGTDRVAEESPPHEPVSPYGRAKLDCEAMVLRAAGTEGRGGASAVRSPIVWGGHDRLREQLRWGAIGTLYQSARQGRPIDLPRPGTGGHGWYGVAWVHAAALARAVAECLDRPVHGVANACSGHVSWQDLALDLTELLGTRADVCTTEAVPRDLDHRWHYDSDRLARPLRARPGEDRRSVLAQMIGAMPKTDNA; encoded by the coding sequence ATGCCCACTGACGCCGACTCCGCGGCCCGCAACCGCCGCCGGCAACTCCAGCAGGAGCTGCTGCGCCGGGCCCGCGCCGGAACCGCCCGGCGCGCGCCGGCCGAGCCGGCCCGCGGTGCGAGCGCCGGCGCGGACGGGCCGGCACCGCAGGACACCGCCCCCTCCGGTACGACCGACACCGCCGCGCGGGCCGGGGGCGTTCCGCTGTCCCGCGCCCAGCGCCGCATGTGGCTGATGGAGCGGCTCGGCGGCGCGGGGGACTCGTACCACGTCCCGTTCGCCACCCGTGTGCGCGGTCCGTTCGACGTGGCCGCGTTCGCCACCGCCCTCACCCGGCTGGTGGCCCGGCACGCCATCCTGCGGACCCGCTACACGGAGCGCGCGGGCGAGCCCTGCCAGGAGGTGCTGCCGACGCCGCGGACGGTCCCCGTGCACGTCGTCGACACCGACGCGGCGGACGCCCCGGGGCTGCTGCGGCGCGAGACGGCCCGGCCGTTCGACCTCGCGGCCGGCGACGCCGTACGGGCGCTGGTCCTGCGCCACGGCCCGCAGGACCACACCGTGCTGCTGACGTTCCACCACATCGCGGTGGACGGCGCCTCGCTGGAGACCGTGGCCGCCGAACTCGCCGTTCTCTACTCGGCGGCCGTCGACGGATCGGGCGGGCACGCACTCGCCGCACCGCCTCAGTACGCCGAGCACGCGCGCCGCGAGCACGAGGCCCTGCCCGGCGTCGAGGCGGAACTGGAGCGCTGGAGCGACCTGCTGGCCGACGCCGCCCCACCGCGCCTGCCCCGGCCTGTGTCGGTCGCGCCGCAGAGCGCCGTGCGTCCCGGAGCCGTGCGCACGGCCCCGCTGGAGCCCGCCGTGCCCGAGGCCCTGCGGGCGCTGGGTGCCCAGCGGCAGGCCACGCTCTTCGCGGTGTCGCTCACCGCGGCCTTCGCGGCACTGCACCGCGTCACCGGCGACGACGACCTCGTCATCGGCGTGGCGGGCACCCATCGCAGCGGTACCGCCATGCGCGGCCTGGTCGGCCTGTGCGTCAACACCCTGCCGGTGCGGGTGGACGTCTCCGGCGACCCGTCCTTCGCCCAACTGCTGCGGCGGGTGAGCGACGCGCTCCTCGAGGCCCAGCGCCACCGGCACATCCCCTTCGACCTGGTCCTCGAACGCCTCGGCGCCGGGGCCCGCGGCGCCGACGGCACCGCACTGGTCCGCGTCACCTGCGACGTCCTGGGGGAGCCGACGGTACTGCGGCTGCGGGGGACGTCGGCCGAGTACGTCGACGTCCCCTCCGACGGCGCGAAGTTCACCCTGTCCTACGGCCTGGTGCCGGGCGACGACGCCGGACAGCCCCGGGCGCTCGTCCAGTACGACCCGAACGCGCTGGACGACACCGTGGCGGAGGCGGCCGTAGGGGACTACGCGGCCCTGCTCCACGCGGCCGCGGCCGACCCGGAACTGGCCCTGAGCAAGCTGCCCCTTCCCGGCCCGAACGAAGGCTCCGGCTCCGGCTCCGGTACGGGTGACGGGGCCGACCGGGAGGGCGACCGCCACCCGGCCGCGCAGGCCCTGCTCGCCCACCCGGGCGTCGCCGACGCCACGGTGGTCCGCCCCGCGCAGGGGCCGGCCGTGGCCTACGCGGTCCTGCACGACAGCGTCGGCCCGTCGGGGCACGAACTGCTGGGCCTGCTGCGCCGGTCGCTCGCGCCCGAGGCCGTACCGGCCACGGTCACGCTGCTCGACGCGCTGCCGCGCTCGGCAGCCGGCCCCCTCGAACCCGCCCGGCTGCCCGGGCCGCCCACACCGAACGCCCCGTCCGGGCCCCGGGCCGAAGCGGTCAGGGACACCTTCACCGCTGTGCTCGGCGTCCCCCCGTCGCCGGACGACGACTTCTTCGCCCTCGGCGGCCACTCCCTGAAGGCCGTACAGCTCGCCGAACGGCTGCGTACGGACCTCGGACTGCCGCTCACGGGTCTCGACGTGCTCCAGGCCCGCACGCCCCGGGCCCTGACCGCGCTCCTCGACGAACGGGCGGCACAGCAGAGCGCCGCGAAGGCCGCGAGCAGGCCGGCTCCCCGCTCCCGGGACATCCGGCCGGGCACGGTGCTGGTCACCGGCGCGACCGGAGGCGTGGGCGCGTTCGTCGTACGTGAACTCGCCGCGCGGGGCCGCCCCGTACTGGCCCTGGCCCGGCCCGAGTCCGCCCATCTGATCGACACCGAGGGCGTCGACGTCATCGAGGGCGACCTCTCCGACCTGGCCGGGCTGCGGGACGCCGTCGCCCAGGCGGACGCGGTCGTCCACGCCGCCTGCACCTTCACCCGGCACGACGTGGACCTGGCGGCGATGGAGACGATGGTCGGTGCCTGGCGGCGCGGACCGTTCGTCTTCGTCAGCAGCGTCGACGCCTACGGGCACCCCGGGACGGACCGGGTCGCCGAGGAGTCGCCGCCCCACGAGCCCGTCAGCCCGTACGGGAGGGCCAAGCTCGACTGCGAGGCCATGGTGCTGCGCGCCGCGGGGACCGAGGGACGCGGGGGCGCGAGCGCCGTGCGGTCACCGATCGTCTGGGGCGGGCACGACCGGCTGCGCGAACAGCTGCGCTGGGGCGCCATCGGCACGCTCTACCAGTCGGCCCGCCAGGGCCGGCCGATCGACCTGCCGCGTCCCGGTACCGGCGGACACGGCTGGTACGGAGTCGCCTGGGTGCACGCCGCCGCCTTGGCCCGTGCGGTGGCCGAGTGCCTGGACCGGCCCGTGCACGGGGTCGCCAACGCGTGCAGCGGCCACGTGTCCTGGCAGGACCTGGCCCTGGACCTCACGGAGCTGCTCGGCACCCGTGCGGACGTGTGCACGACCGAAGCGGTGCCCCGGGACCTCGATCACCGCTGGCACTACGACAGCGACCGGCTGGCCCGTCCCCTGCGCGCACGCCCGGGGGAGGACCGGCGGAGCGTGCTGGCCCAGATGATCGGTGCCATGCCGAAGACCGACAACGCCTGA
- a CDS encoding non-ribosomal peptide synthetase: MTPATALLTTALPATAQPATPATALPALVARHAELTPDALAVVDGDTTLTYGRLQRAGRALAAHLREHGVARGDRVALLTARSSRTIVAQLGLWLAGAVCVPLDPAQPRPRTEAMIADAEVTLTVGDAKLLDAATLPGPVLALPEEPLTSGRPVDESDPDSPAFIMFTSGSTGRPKGVLVPHRAIAELVTAPDYVTLTGRDRVLFHSPMTFDASTFEVWAALANGAAVVVCTEQRPSLEDLARHVERHGVTVAFFTTALFHQLAARRSRVFAQLRSVVVGGEAMAAAQAREVLTAFPWLELVNGYGPTETTTFATAHRVTGQDCEGPIPIGRPICGATAHILDVDGHPVADGDRGELWIGGSRLAHGYTGLPALTAERFVEHPAAGRRLYRTGDIVSLRPDGILQFHGRNDDQVKVRGFRIEPAEVEHALREQPDVDDAAVTVDGAGTPEARLVAFAVAAPGPVPQGAALRERLTAVLPAHLVPDTVTVLERLPLTPAGKVDRRALTARAHATRADAAEHPPADGPAARLTPLEQAVAEVWSQALGIEVTRADDEFLLLGGHSLLALAVTDDLREELGVELSLAEFFAAPTVAAQAALVERALLAAHADLHPESPEHSDAH, translated from the coding sequence ATGACACCCGCAACCGCCCTGCTCACCACCGCCCTGCCCGCCACCGCGCAGCCCGCCACCCCGGCGACCGCCCTGCCGGCCCTCGTCGCGCGGCACGCCGAACTCACCCCCGACGCCCTCGCCGTCGTGGACGGCGACACCACCCTCACCTACGGCCGACTCCAGCGGGCCGGCCGCGCCCTCGCGGCCCACCTGCGCGAACACGGGGTCGCCCGCGGCGACCGGGTCGCGCTCCTGACCGCGCGGTCGTCCCGCACGATCGTGGCGCAGCTCGGGCTGTGGCTGGCCGGAGCCGTGTGCGTGCCGCTCGACCCCGCCCAGCCCCGGCCGCGCACCGAGGCGATGATCGCCGACGCCGAGGTGACGCTCACCGTCGGCGACGCGAAGCTCCTGGACGCGGCCACCCTCCCCGGCCCCGTCCTCGCCCTGCCCGAGGAGCCGCTCACGAGCGGACGGCCGGTCGACGAGTCGGACCCGGACAGCCCGGCATTCATCATGTTCACCTCCGGTTCCACCGGCCGCCCCAAGGGCGTCCTCGTGCCGCACCGGGCCATCGCCGAGCTGGTCACCGCACCGGACTACGTCACCCTCACCGGCCGCGACCGCGTCCTGTTCCACTCACCCATGACCTTCGACGCCTCGACGTTCGAGGTCTGGGCCGCGCTCGCCAACGGCGCCGCAGTCGTCGTCTGCACCGAGCAGCGCCCCTCCCTGGAGGACCTGGCCCGGCACGTCGAACGGCACGGCGTGACGGTGGCGTTCTTCACCACGGCCCTCTTCCACCAGCTCGCCGCACGCCGCTCCCGCGTCTTCGCCCAGCTCCGCTCGGTGGTCGTGGGCGGCGAGGCGATGGCCGCCGCACAGGCCCGCGAGGTGCTCACCGCCTTCCCCTGGCTGGAGCTCGTCAACGGCTACGGGCCGACCGAGACGACCACCTTCGCCACCGCCCACCGGGTCACCGGGCAGGACTGCGAAGGGCCGATACCGATCGGCCGGCCCATCTGCGGGGCCACGGCGCACATCCTGGACGTCGACGGCCATCCGGTGGCCGACGGCGACCGGGGCGAACTGTGGATCGGCGGCAGCAGGCTCGCCCACGGGTACACGGGCCTGCCCGCACTCACCGCCGAACGGTTCGTCGAGCATCCCGCCGCCGGCCGGCGGCTCTACCGCACGGGCGACATCGTGTCCCTCCGGCCCGACGGCATCCTCCAGTTCCACGGCCGCAACGACGACCAGGTGAAGGTCCGCGGCTTCCGCATCGAACCCGCCGAGGTCGAACACGCCCTGCGCGAGCAGCCGGACGTGGACGACGCCGCCGTCACCGTCGACGGCGCCGGCACCCCCGAGGCGCGCCTCGTCGCGTTCGCCGTCGCCGCGCCCGGCCCCGTACCGCAGGGCGCAGCGCTGCGCGAGCGGCTCACCGCGGTCCTGCCCGCCCACCTGGTTCCCGACACGGTCACCGTGCTGGAGCGGCTTCCCCTCACCCCGGCCGGCAAGGTCGACCGGCGCGCGCTCACCGCACGTGCGCACGCCACGCGCGCGGATGCCGCCGAGCACCCGCCCGCCGACGGGCCGGCGGCGCGGCTGACACCCCTGGAACAGGCCGTCGCCGAGGTGTGGAGCCAGGCGCTGGGCATCGAGGTCACACGCGCCGACGACGAGTTCCTCCTCCTCGGCGGCCATTCCCTCCTCGCCCTCGCCGTCACCGACGACCTGCGCGAGGAGCTCGGTGTGGAGCTCTCCCTCGCCGAGTTCTTCGCCGCCCCGACCGTCGCCGCGCAGGCCGCGCTCGTCGAACGCGCCCTCCTGGCCGCCCACGCAGACCTCCACCCCGAGTCCCCGGAGCACAGCGATGCCCACTGA
- a CDS encoding non-ribosomal peptide synthetase: protein MMQSPTAPVLAAPRAAAPRATGHLATGPAPSIAHGPAAEPTSVLARFEDWAGRTPHAPAVIDGTQIWTYRDLDAAAALVAADLADRVRPGDLVGVCLDRSTALVVTAVALARLGAVYLPLGPRPGERRIRAVTEDLDVACLIGDPDVLPAEHRSGEHCPLLLPTEGVNAPAAAVAAFADSVRGTRRAPEGALYAVLTSGSTGRPKAVAVAESSLSVALDWYRAETGLAPGDRQSLLIGVAFDPHLLELWSALTSGAALVPAPDDTRWDSHVLTDWWRDTGLTHAVAATPTVEPLLDRPWPQDLKLRHLVVGGDRMRRRPGADVTATVHNAYGPAEATVVTTTHTMRGTDPQAGDQAPPPIGTALPGVTLVVTDDEGRPVARGQEGELRVGGHCLALGYLDPELTARRFTPPPAGPVLPAIDRLYRTGDRVRMDADGSLDFLGRLDDQVKISGVRIEPAEVEAAFEQDPRVRTAVVTVLRDSSGHGRLVAHVRPAAGAAPEAADLLAAVRAWLPEQAVPTTVRIVDGFPLDANGKVDRPALAALAHTPDPALVPPRTATTDDLADAATTATERLVLTTVRELLGRPGTGLGDHFTDAGGTSLVAARLLETVERETGVRLRAPELLRSTDLRAFATLLDQRRTPRPEGA, encoded by the coding sequence ATGATGCAGTCCCCGACCGCGCCCGTCCTCGCCGCCCCTCGCGCCGCCGCCCCTCGTGCCACCGGCCACCTCGCCACCGGCCCCGCGCCGAGCATCGCCCATGGCCCCGCCGCCGAACCGACCAGTGTGCTCGCCCGCTTCGAGGACTGGGCCGGACGCACCCCGCACGCCCCGGCGGTCATCGACGGCACACAGATCTGGACCTACCGGGACCTCGACGCGGCGGCCGCGCTGGTCGCCGCCGACCTGGCCGACCGCGTACGGCCCGGTGACCTGGTCGGCGTCTGCCTCGACCGGTCCACCGCCCTCGTGGTGACCGCCGTCGCGCTCGCCCGGCTCGGCGCCGTCTACCTGCCGCTCGGCCCCCGCCCCGGCGAACGCCGCATCCGGGCCGTCACCGAGGACCTCGACGTCGCCTGCCTCATCGGCGACCCCGATGTCCTGCCCGCGGAACACCGCAGCGGGGAGCACTGCCCGCTGCTGCTGCCCACCGAAGGTGTCAACGCCCCCGCCGCCGCGGTGGCGGCCTTCGCCGACTCCGTCCGCGGTACCCGGCGCGCGCCCGAAGGGGCCCTGTACGCCGTCCTCACCTCCGGTTCCACCGGCCGCCCCAAGGCGGTCGCCGTGGCCGAGTCCTCGCTCTCCGTCGCCCTCGACTGGTACCGGGCCGAGACCGGCCTCGCACCGGGCGACCGCCAGTCCCTGCTCATCGGTGTCGCGTTCGACCCGCACCTGCTGGAACTGTGGTCCGCCCTGACCTCCGGCGCCGCCCTCGTCCCGGCCCCGGACGACACCCGCTGGGATTCGCACGTCCTCACCGACTGGTGGCGCGACACCGGCCTCACCCACGCCGTGGCGGCCACGCCCACCGTCGAACCGCTCCTGGACCGGCCGTGGCCGCAGGACCTGAAGCTGCGGCACCTCGTCGTCGGCGGCGACCGCATGCGCCGGCGCCCCGGCGCCGACGTCACCGCCACCGTCCACAACGCCTACGGCCCCGCGGAAGCCACCGTCGTCACCACCACCCACACCATGCGCGGCACCGACCCGCAGGCCGGTGACCAGGCCCCGCCCCCCATCGGCACCGCCCTGCCGGGCGTCACCCTCGTCGTCACGGACGACGAGGGCCGCCCCGTCGCCCGCGGACAGGAGGGCGAACTGCGCGTCGGCGGCCACTGCCTGGCGCTCGGGTACCTCGACCCCGAACTCACCGCACGCCGGTTCACCCCGCCGCCGGCAGGACCGGTGCTGCCCGCGATCGACCGCCTCTACCGCACCGGCGACCGGGTACGGATGGATGCCGACGGCAGCCTGGACTTCCTCGGCCGTCTCGACGACCAGGTGAAGATCAGCGGCGTTCGGATCGAACCGGCCGAGGTGGAAGCCGCCTTCGAACAGGACCCCCGCGTGCGCACGGCCGTCGTCACCGTGCTGCGCGACAGCTCCGGCCACGGCCGCCTCGTCGCGCACGTACGGCCCGCCGCCGGTGCCGCGCCCGAGGCCGCGGATCTCCTCGCCGCGGTCCGCGCCTGGCTCCCCGAGCAGGCCGTCCCCACGACCGTACGGATCGTCGACGGCTTCCCGCTCGACGCCAACGGCAAGGTGGACCGGCCCGCCCTCGCAGCCCTGGCCCACACCCCGGACCCGGCCCTCGTGCCGCCCCGGACCGCCACCACGGACGACCTCGCCGACGCCGCCACCACCGCCACCGAGCGACTCGTACTGACGACCGTGCGCGAGCTCCTCGGCCGGCCCGGCACCGGCCTCGGCGACCACTTCACCGACGCCGGCGGCACCTCCCTCGTCGCCGCACGACTGCTGGAAACCGTCGAACGCGAGACCGGAGTACGCCTGCGCGCCCCCGAACTGCTGCGCAGCACCGACCTGCGCGCCTTCGCCACCCTCCTCGACCAGCGCCGGACCCCGCGCCCGGAAGGAGCCTGA
- a CDS encoding non-ribosomal peptide synthetase, whose protein sequence is MLPLSSSQEIVWLHEQMQPGSRAYNFTASLDLWGTLDTEALRRGLDATLARHPGLRLELVASTGSVPAQRVAQHCAPRLRTVDLSTAENPESAFARLLRTEAETPLDTFEAPLIRWTLVRLAERHHRLVHVEHHLIHDGHSFAILLDDVFRVYRAHVLGETLELPPASSYADHVRERAAAAYAPESLDFWRTELRDRQHDLPLPGLTRPGARRNHHGGQLRQTIGADLAERLRGHARSRGLTPFSTLLGLFAELLRRHSGRSRMVIGTAVGNRPLGYEDAVGMFVNTIPLPLTLDGAAPAQDTMDEVTDTLIRALPHQDVPVQELTRALGMHTSGADNPLFSVMFSAHDAPLPEIDVPGLDITLFEGFNTGTTRFDLDVVLLPDDRRGVTPRHGSPGMTLVWDYDMDLFGEDVARLLSGRFLDLLRAYLDSPGTPLADLEPTAVEPAADPVSVPADRDPLDPVAAHHPSLPALLCGARRLTYGELDDRVGSLAERLKTAGVTPGRPVAVVLPRGTDSLVALLACLRTGAVYCPLSPSDPPARLGLLLERLAPALVLTGDSTPALPEALPTARIDAPELPPARGTAELPGTAYVIHTSGSTGTPKPVAVGHAALAHHMTAAADRFGLTTSDRVLMFAQPSFDVALEEVLPTLHAGACLVLPEYEVPTGAELAELLVSARVTVANLPTSYFLATREDLRPALRDGSWAPGLLVLGGERLPVEALRGVLADTDATVLNVYGVTEAAISSTVHEVSRDALAEGAEIPLGTELPGERIHVLDAHHRPLPSGAVGELAVAGPGLAEGYAGNEEATAARFVTVDALGGQRVYLTGDLGYRGLDGLLYFLGRRDNQIKLRGHRIELEEIEAAASAVLGGRSCAVVLDRENPGGPRLVGFLEDGADNASFDEKALHAELSRRLPGPLVPARWARLESMPTLAGGKPDRTALSRRAAALDPDDADHAAAIEPGTGSEPGPTATAGPAGSDGSAGSDDPMTTLLTEGWRKVLGHHRFDARSHFFHIGGHSLLAAELAAWLEPRLGTRPPLRVLFRNPVLADQAEALAAATTLSTES, encoded by the coding sequence ATGCTTCCCCTCTCCTCCTCGCAGGAGATCGTCTGGCTGCACGAGCAGATGCAGCCCGGCAGTCGCGCCTACAACTTCACCGCCTCACTGGACCTGTGGGGCACGCTCGACACCGAGGCACTGCGCCGGGGACTCGACGCCACCCTGGCGCGACACCCCGGACTGCGGCTCGAACTCGTCGCCTCCACCGGATCCGTACCGGCCCAGCGGGTCGCACAGCACTGTGCGCCGCGGCTGCGCACGGTCGACCTCAGCACGGCGGAGAACCCCGAGTCGGCCTTCGCCCGCCTGCTGCGCACCGAGGCCGAGACACCGCTCGACACCTTCGAGGCACCACTGATCCGCTGGACGCTCGTGCGGCTGGCCGAGCGCCACCACCGGCTGGTCCACGTCGAGCACCACCTGATCCACGACGGGCACTCCTTCGCGATCCTGCTCGACGACGTCTTCCGCGTCTACCGCGCCCACGTCCTCGGCGAGACCCTCGAGCTCCCGCCCGCCTCCTCGTACGCGGACCACGTCCGGGAGCGGGCCGCGGCCGCGTACGCCCCCGAATCGCTCGACTTCTGGCGGACCGAACTGCGCGACCGGCAGCACGACCTGCCGCTGCCGGGCCTGACCCGCCCCGGTGCCCGCCGCAACCACCACGGCGGACAGCTGCGCCAGACGATCGGCGCCGACCTCGCCGAACGCCTGCGCGGACACGCCCGTTCACGCGGTCTCACCCCCTTCTCCACGCTCCTGGGGCTGTTCGCCGAACTCCTGCGCCGGCACAGCGGCCGCTCCCGGATGGTCATCGGCACCGCCGTCGGCAACCGGCCCCTCGGCTACGAGGACGCCGTGGGCATGTTCGTCAACACCATCCCGCTGCCCCTCACCCTGGACGGCGCCGCCCCCGCCCAGGACACCATGGACGAGGTCACCGACACCCTCATCCGGGCCCTGCCGCACCAGGACGTGCCGGTCCAGGAGCTGACCCGGGCGCTCGGCATGCACACCTCCGGCGCCGACAACCCGCTCTTCTCCGTCATGTTCAGCGCCCACGACGCCCCGCTGCCCGAGATCGACGTACCCGGCCTCGACATCACCCTCTTCGAAGGCTTCAACACCGGCACCACCCGCTTCGACCTCGACGTGGTCCTGCTCCCGGACGACCGCCGCGGCGTCACCCCGCGCCACGGCTCGCCCGGCATGACGCTGGTCTGGGACTACGACATGGACCTCTTCGGCGAAGACGTAGCCCGGCTGCTCTCCGGCCGCTTCCTGGACCTGCTGCGCGCCTATCTCGACAGCCCCGGGACCCCGCTCGCCGACCTGGAGCCGACCGCCGTCGAGCCGGCCGCCGACCCCGTGTCCGTCCCTGCCGACCGCGATCCGCTGGACCCCGTGGCCGCGCACCACCCGTCGCTGCCGGCCCTGTTGTGCGGCGCCCGCCGCCTCACCTACGGCGAGCTCGACGACCGCGTCGGCTCGCTCGCCGAGCGGCTGAAGACCGCCGGTGTGACGCCCGGCCGGCCGGTGGCCGTGGTCCTGCCCCGGGGGACCGACTCGCTCGTCGCCCTGCTCGCGTGCCTGCGGACCGGCGCCGTCTACTGCCCGCTGTCCCCGTCCGACCCGCCGGCCCGGCTCGGCCTGCTGCTGGAGCGGCTCGCCCCGGCGCTGGTCCTCACCGGTGACAGCACGCCGGCCCTGCCGGAAGCCCTGCCGACCGCACGGATCGACGCCCCCGAACTGCCTCCCGCGCGCGGAACGGCCGAACTTCCCGGCACCGCCTACGTCATCCACACCTCCGGCTCCACCGGGACGCCGAAGCCGGTCGCGGTCGGCCACGCGGCGCTCGCGCACCATATGACGGCGGCCGCCGACCGGTTCGGCCTCACCACCTCGGACCGGGTGCTGATGTTCGCCCAGCCGTCCTTCGACGTGGCCCTCGAAGAGGTCCTGCCGACCCTGCACGCCGGCGCCTGCCTGGTCCTGCCCGAGTACGAGGTGCCCACGGGCGCGGAGCTCGCCGAACTGCTGGTGTCCGCCCGGGTCACCGTCGCCAACCTCCCCACCAGCTACTTCCTCGCCACCCGCGAAGACCTGCGTCCCGCCCTGCGGGACGGGAGCTGGGCCCCCGGGCTCTTGGTCCTGGGCGGCGAGCGCCTTCCCGTGGAGGCACTGCGCGGCGTCCTCGCCGACACCGACGCCACCGTGCTCAACGTGTACGGCGTCACGGAGGCCGCCATCAGCTCGACCGTCCACGAGGTCTCCCGCGACGCCCTCGCCGAGGGCGCCGAGATCCCCCTGGGCACCGAGCTCCCGGGCGAGCGCATCCACGTACTGGACGCCCACCACCGCCCGCTGCCCTCCGGCGCGGTCGGTGAACTCGCCGTCGCCGGGCCCGGTCTCGCCGAGGGCTACGCGGGCAACGAGGAGGCGACGGCCGCCCGGTTCGTGACCGTCGACGCACTCGGCGGGCAGCGCGTCTACCTCACCGGCGACCTCGGCTACCGCGGACTGGACGGTCTGCTGTACTTCCTCGGGCGGCGCGACAACCAGATCAAGCTGCGCGGCCACCGCATCGAGCTGGAGGAGATCGAGGCGGCGGCGTCCGCCGTGCTGGGCGGCCGGTCCTGCGCCGTCGTACTGGACCGGGAGAACCCGGGCGGGCCCCGGCTCGTCGGCTTCCTCGAGGACGGGGCCGACAACGCGTCCTTCGACGAGAAGGCGCTGCACGCCGAGTTGAGCCGCCGACTGCCCGGCCCCCTCGTGCCCGCCCGGTGGGCACGGCTGGAGAGCATGCCGACCCTCGCCGGAGGCAAGCCCGACCGTACGGCACTGTCCCGCCGAGCGGCGGCCCTCGACCCCGACGACGCCGACCACGCCGCGGCCATCGAGCCCGGAACGGGCTCTGAGCCCGGGCCCACGGCCACCGCCGGGCCTGCCGGGTCCGACGGATCCGCCGGGTCCGACGATCCGATGACGACTCTGCTCACGGAAGGCTGGCGCAAGGTCCTCGGCCACCACCGATTCGACGCCCGCTCCCACTTCTTCCACATCGGGGGCCATTCCCTGCTGGCCGCCGAGCTGGCCGCCTGGCTGGAGCCCCGGCTGGGCACGCGCCCGCCGCTGAGGGTGCTCTTCCGCAACCCCGTGCTCGCCGACCAGGCCGAAGCCCTCGCCGCCGCCACCACCCTTTCCACGGAGTCGTGA